In Candidatus Methylomirabilota bacterium, the DNA window CTCACCGGGGGCGAGCCGCTGCTGCGGCCGGACATCTTCGATCTGGGGGCCTACGCGGCGGACAAAGGCTTTACGGTCGTCTTGGGGACCAATGGCTTCCTGCTCAGGCAGAAGCAGGCCAAGGCGATGCGGCAGCACGGGATCCAGGGGGCGAGCATCAGTCTCGACTCCACCGACCCATCCCGCCACGATGCCTTCCGCCAACTGCCGGGGGCGTGGCAGGGGGCAATCCAGGCGACCGAGTCGCTCCGCGCCGAAGGTCTTCCCTTTTCCCTTCATATGAGTGTCACGGACTGGAACGTAAATGAGATCCCTGCCATGATCGACCTTGCCCGCACGTTGGGGGCGAAGGTCCTCAACCTCTTCTTCCTGGTTCGAACGGGGCGGGGGGAGGGGCTTACCGATATTACACCAGAGCAGTACGAGCGGATCCTGACCACCCTCGCGCGGGCACAAGGGGTTGGGCCAGCGCCTCAACCGAGCTCGTCGCAGGCCGACACGACCACCGATGATCCGTGGGGGGCGGCGCTCGGGCGGGCAGGCGACATGTTGATCCGGGCCAAGTGTGCCCCGTTCTTCCGGCGGATCCTGTACGGGCTCGACCCGGCTTCGCCGCTGTTGAGAAACTACGCCGAGGGGAGCTGTCCGGCAGGGCGACATTACTGCCGGATCATGCCGGACGGCGACGTGACCGCATGTCCATACATGCCAGTGGTGGCGGGGAACTTGCGACGGGTTCCGTTCGATGTCCTCTGGCGGGAGGCCGCCCTCTTCAACGACTTACGCGGTGGGCGCCTCGGCGGCCGGTGCGGCGCCTGCGAGTTTTCCAAGGTGTGTGGGGGGTGCCGCTGCCGAGCGTACGCCACGTACGGCGACTACCTGGCGGAAGACCCAGCCTGCGCCTACCAACCTGGGGCCTACGGCGGTCGCGTGATCGAGCTTCCCGCAGAGCAAACCTTTGGGATTGCTGTAGAGCCAACGCTTACCTGGACCGTCGACGCGCAAGCACGGCTCGGGCGAGTTCCCGGTTTCGCCCGAGGCATGGTCATTCAGGCGTTGGAACGCGAGGCCCGCGCCCGTGAAGGTGGCGTTGTTACGGCAGAGCTGATGCAGGAGGTACGGCAGCGGATGCTGGGCCGCTTTCCGTGGTTCGCCAACTGACGAGACAGAGCCATGGCGTCGCAGCAGGAGAAGTTCCGGAAAGCAGCGTGGGCCTACGTGGCCTACGGCGTATGTTACCTGGGGGGCGCGCTTTACATGGCCGCCATGGGTATTGCTCCGCGTGCCCTACGGTCTGGTGACTGGGTCTGGTTCGCCGTGGGTGGTGTGATCGTTATTCTTTTTCCGTGGCTGCTGTGGCGCGGGTTCAAATGGTTCGCGCGGGTTTTGGTTTTCCTCATGGCCTACCGGGCCTGGGAAGTCGGCAAGATTACCCTCGCCCCGCGGATCGAGACGGTGGTGCTGCCGTGGGGGGGATCGATTCCCACAAACTATCCCGCGGCGGCGTTCTTCCTACTGACGGTGGGTGCTGCGGCCATGGTGGCGCGGGCCGCCTGGGATTTGTGAGGTGAGTTAGTGAAAACGTATTGGGACATCGTGGGAGATGGTGGCTCGAACGTGGCCGCGCAAGTCGAGGCACAGAGCGCGCGACTGCGTGGGCGGATGGCGCACATCCGCCGAAAGTTGGCTGTCGTGAGCGGGAAGGGAGGCGTCGGCAAGAGTACCGTGACGGCGAACCTGGCGGCAGCGTTGGCGATGCAGGGCCTCAGGATCGGGGTGCTCGATGCGGACGTGAACGGCCCCTGCATGGGAAAGCTGTTGGGTGTTCGGGGCCAGTCGCTCACGATGGGGCCAGGTGGGATAGTTCCCCCAGAGGGGCCGATGGGGATCAAGGTGGTGTCCATGGACCTGCTCCTTCCGAGCGACGAGACCCCAGTCACGTGGCACGGGTCGGCTCAGCAGGAGAGCTTCATGTGGCGCGGGATGATGGAGGTCAACGCGCTGCGGGAATTCCTGGCGGACACCGCCTGGGGCGAGCTCGATCTGTTGCTGGTAGACCTGCCGCCGGGAACGGACCGGATCAGTCATCTGACCGGGTTACTTCCGGACATGGCTGGCTGTCTCATCATCACGGTCGCATCTGAGGTCTCGCACCTGATCGTGAAGAAGGCAGTGAGCGCCGTCCGCGATGCGCAGTGGGCGCCGACTCTGGGACTGGTGGAGAACATGGGGCGGTTCATCTGTGGGCACTGCGGCGCCGCGGAGGAGATGTTCCCGGGCGGCGATACAGCTGCGATGGCCGCCGCCATGAGTATTCCCTACTTCGGCAGCGTTGCCTTCGACCCACGGCTGGCCGCCGCGTCAGACCGTGGCACACCTTTCGTATTAAGTCATCCCGACACCCCTGCAGGCGAGGCGCTGCTTCGGATCGCCCGTACGATCCAGAAGCAGATGGAGGCGGCATGAAATTCATTTGTGTCTTGTGTGATACGCAGATGAAGCTGGAAGAGACCACGAGCCAGGGGGAAGGATCCCTCAGCATAACCTTCTCCTGCCCGAGCTGCGCCCACCGGACCGCCCTGCTCACCAACCCGTGGGAAACCCAACTCGTCCGGGCCCTTGATGTAAAGATCGGTGGGCGCAGTGGTTCGCCTGAGCCCATGGAGTTCGTCAGGGCGATGTTGGCGGGCGGCCGGATGGGTGCCCTGGAGGGTGCAGGGGATGCCGCATCGCCTGCGGCCGAGGAGGACTCTGCCGCCTCGACGGAGCTCGGCACAGGCTCGCGGTGCCCATTCTCCGCCGTGGCCAACCGCGCGGCCGAGATGGCCTCTGTGTCGTGGGACCCGTCGGCCGAGCGCAGCCTCGAGCGCGTTCCCGAGTTCATTCGACCCATGGCGCGTCAGGGCATCGAACGCTTTGCAGCCGAACACGGATACCCGCGCATTACCGAGGAAGTCATCGAGAAGGTGCGAGGCAGCTTCGGCTTGTAATTCTGCGACACGCAGCAGCGAATTTCCAAATCCCCCTGTTCGGATTTGTACAATGCACGGCAAACGTCAGACCGAGGATCGTACTGTTCTGCGCAGACCGGGGCAATGGCCCTCCGCCTTTCTCTCTATAGGAATCCTCGTCTTGGCCGCGACCGTGGCCTGGGCCCAGGGGGGACCCGGCGATCAGGCGGCCTATCGAAGCTTTCCCCTCATTGGCAGTCGACTGGCGGTGTGGGGCATTGCCCAGCTCCACCTGAACTTCGCGGCCTTCATCCTGGGGGTACCGATTTTCGCAGTGATCATCGAGATCATCGGGTGGCGGAGTAAGGAGGCGCGCTACGACTGGCTGGCCCACGAGTTCGTGAAGCTCATCTTCGCGGCCTTTTCGACGACCGCCCTCTTCGGGGCGTTTCTCCTTTTCCTCCTCATTGCCTACTATCCCAGATTCTGGGGATACTTGACCGGAATCTTTTATCCAACCTTCTGGGTGTACGCGGCGCTCTTCTTCCTGGAGACCTTCACCGTCTACCTCTGGTATTACGGCTGGGAGTGGCTCAGCGGCCCCAAAAAGTGGATCCACATCTCCCTCGGGGTGCTCTCAAACCTCTTCGGCACCGCCATCCTCTTCGTCTCGAACGCCTGGGTCACTTTCATGGTCTCGCCCGGGGGAGTCGATGAGGTGGGCAAACTCACCTCGCTCTGGGGTGCCATCAACAACCCCACTTGGATGCCGCTCAACATCCACCGGCTCCTGGCGAACATCGTCTTCGGTGGCACGATCGTGGCGGCGTACGCGGCCTTCCGGTTCCTGTCGGCCAAATCCGGCGAGGAACGCGCCCGGTACGATTGGATGGGGTATGTCGGCAACTTTGTTGCGATCTCGGCGCTCATGGTGCTCCCATTTGCCGGGTACTGGCTGGGGCGCGAAATTTACGCCTTCAACCAAACCATGGGGATCACCATGATGGGGGGATTCATGTCGTGGCTCTGGGTGGTCCAGGCCATCCTCATCGGTGTCCTCTTCATCGGTTCGAACTACTATCTCTGGCTGGGGATGGAGCGGATCCCCGGCTCTGAGCGCTACCGGCGCTACATTCCCTACATGATCATGATCCTCGCAGCGGGGTTCATCGTCTGGGCCACGCCGCGGAGCATCCCGCTGACGCCTCAGGAGGCGCAGCTCATGGGAGGGACGCACCACCCG includes these proteins:
- a CDS encoding radical SAM protein, with protein sequence MTTFTPYAISWNLTQRCNQKCAHCYLSAFPGASAAGELSTEECFSVMDEIAAVNRNVLLILTGGEPLLRPDIFDLGAYAADKGFTVVLGTNGFLLRQKQAKAMRQHGIQGASISLDSTDPSRHDAFRQLPGAWQGAIQATESLRAEGLPFSLHMSVTDWNVNEIPAMIDLARTLGAKVLNLFFLVRTGRGEGLTDITPEQYERILTTLARAQGVGPAPQPSSSQADTTTDDPWGAALGRAGDMLIRAKCAPFFRRILYGLDPASPLLRNYAEGSCPAGRHYCRIMPDGDVTACPYMPVVAGNLRRVPFDVLWREAALFNDLRGGRLGGRCGACEFSKVCGGCRCRAYATYGDYLAEDPACAYQPGAYGGRVIELPAEQTFGIAVEPTLTWTVDAQARLGRVPGFARGMVIQALEREARAREGGVVTAELMQEVRQRMLGRFPWFAN
- a CDS encoding P-loop NTPase, with product MKTYWDIVGDGGSNVAAQVEAQSARLRGRMAHIRRKLAVVSGKGGVGKSTVTANLAAALAMQGLRIGVLDADVNGPCMGKLLGVRGQSLTMGPGGIVPPEGPMGIKVVSMDLLLPSDETPVTWHGSAQQESFMWRGMMEVNALREFLADTAWGELDLLLVDLPPGTDRISHLTGLLPDMAGCLIITVASEVSHLIVKKAVSAVRDAQWAPTLGLVENMGRFICGHCGAAEEMFPGGDTAAMAAAMSIPYFGSVAFDPRLAAASDRGTPFVLSHPDTPAGEALLRIARTIQKQMEAA
- a CDS encoding PCP reductase family protein, translated to MKFICVLCDTQMKLEETTSQGEGSLSITFSCPSCAHRTALLTNPWETQLVRALDVKIGGRSGSPEPMEFVRAMLAGGRMGALEGAGDAASPAAEEDSAASTELGTGSRCPFSAVANRAAEMASVSWDPSAERSLERVPEFIRPMARQGIERFAAEHGYPRITEEVIEKVRGSFGL
- a CDS encoding cytochrome ubiquinol oxidase subunit I, which gives rise to MHGKRQTEDRTVLRRPGQWPSAFLSIGILVLAATVAWAQGGPGDQAAYRSFPLIGSRLAVWGIAQLHLNFAAFILGVPIFAVIIEIIGWRSKEARYDWLAHEFVKLIFAAFSTTALFGAFLLFLLIAYYPRFWGYLTGIFYPTFWVYAALFFLETFTVYLWYYGWEWLSGPKKWIHISLGVLSNLFGTAILFVSNAWVTFMVSPGGVDEVGKLTSLWGAINNPTWMPLNIHRLLANIVFGGTIVAAYAAFRFLSAKSGEERARYDWMGYVGNFVAISALMVLPFAGYWLGREIYAFNQTMGITMMGGFMSWLWVVQAILIGVLFIGSNYYLWLGMERIPGSERYRRYIPYMIMILAAGFIVWATPRSIPLTPQEAQLMGGTHHPVLGVLGVMSAKNTAVNLMILTTFLSYLLYRRANKISVKPWVRAGMATQGGIFGIAAAVVSFYGVYGYFVESVVRIGFSVYQVLAVLGAIILVMAIDIPMFRGARSTGSIRWGAIAPRSQYVLILLAVTFTWLMGLMGFARSGIRQHWHVYGVVRDTSPEAFTPALGYAANVITIVTVVFLALVLFIFWLGGLGEKGKAEAHGRAPVIAGGSEEK